In a genomic window of Arvicanthis niloticus isolate mArvNil1 chromosome 8, mArvNil1.pat.X, whole genome shotgun sequence:
- the LOC143443172 gene encoding uncharacterized protein LOC143443172, with protein MRRLFSKGVARSGLAPPRQSWAGRRGGGAAGSGEQRRLLPSALAALEPDWAPAPARAAPAGPQGSLVPCGTQGRTGLCTESAGSHEGLRSRRRSYAGSGATVAHPNAQPSGLAQPRPPAPGRCRSLEGASPAPGAPPPPAQRSRPQSGCHCRLTPGAEDPAPPAAPASEGATDRMQEGPLNFSLPFDSLGQNQGIHEAEGTEGRVALEIRLLCLLCLCGPDSREDRSWSYRKCRLMHAQRPEPFSLKPRIGGSDSALPSRSCSGQGGVEHQRWRP; from the exons ATGCGGCGGCTTTTTTCTAAGGGAGTAGCTCGCAGCGGGTTAGCCCCTCCGCGCCAGAGCTGGGCCGGGAGGAGGGGTGGCGGAGCGGCTGGATCTGGGGAGCAGCGGCGGCTGCTGCCTAGTGCGCTCGCCGCTCTGGAGCCCGACTGGGCTCCGGCTCCTGCACGCGCAGCTCCGGCCGGGCCCCAGGGCTCGCTTGTTCCGTGCGGGACTCAGGGGCGCACTGGGCTCTGTACGGAATCCGCAGGGTCGCACGAGGGACTACGATCCCGGCGCCGGAGCTATGCCGGCTCAGGAGCGACAGTGGCGCACCCGAACGCCCAGCCAAGCGGTCTAGCCCAGCCGCGGCCACCGGCCCCGGGGCGCTGCAGGAGCCTGGAAGGCGCGTCTCCAGCGCCCGGCGCACCGCCTCCTCCCGCGCAGAGGAGCCGCCCCCAGTCGGGATGCCACTGCCGGCTAACGCCGGGAGCAGAAGACCCGGCGCCTCCCGCTGCCCCAGCCTCGGAAGGAGCCACGGACCGAATGCAGGAGGGTCCTCTCAACTTTTCACTGCCCTTCGACTCCCTCGGGCAAAACCAGGGAATTCACGAGGCTGAGGGGACAGAGGGACGAGTGGCCTTGGAGATCAGGCTCCTGTGCTTATTATGCCTCTGCGggcctgacagtagggaggacagaAGTTGGAGCTACCGAAAGTGTCGGCTAATGCACGCACAACGGCCAGAGCCGTTCTCCCTTAAACCGAGGATCGGTGGCTCAGACTCCGCCCTTCCCAGCCGGAGCTGCTCGGGACAGGGAG GTGTGGAACATCAACGATGGAGACCCTAG